In the genome of Lactuca sativa cultivar Salinas chromosome 3, Lsat_Salinas_v11, whole genome shotgun sequence, the window actaTATCGTATTTATCGCGCACGAAGAGTaccgactaagcttcgtccatatctttcgcatacgagctccgtttccgacgttatttatatccatgcgttggtatttacgattactacaactttcatttagacctcgttggctaattctcattctatctcggatttacaaaactgtatcgaattcgtcgcgctcgaaaagtagagactaagcttcgtccataactttcgcatacgagctccgcttttgacgttatttatatccacgcgtaggtaaaaataaaatctacaacttcgtttttactccgtcggctaattcttgaccgatcttaaatttgaCAGTAGGAGGTGATTACATTGTTAAATGTCcgcataaaattcataacttttacatacggactccgttttcgtccgtctttttgTCGTtgggttcctattaatgagatattaaactctcatttaggtcgcgtaagccaaaaaccgctcgaactaaaattcgagtttcgagcCATGCaccgctatgccaaatcttagaaaaatcataacttcctcatacgaagtcagatttgggcgttctttttatggacactctcggtttaacattttctacgacttttgtttagatcgataaggctaaaagtcgctctatcataaattcactatttacgtttcccgatgtcgtgccggttccgtcgcgaaacttcgatgggttataacttcttcgttataattcggattttaggtgttctttatatctacggaacccttgagacatataatacacttggttaagattatttattctaaataatcttttgctgaaaagtcgttttcgacccttattatctctaaattgactagcccggatctacgggtgttacacctAAGCACATCAAGGATATGATATAGACTAGTATCCAAGGCTTGGTAAGGGACTAGGGTGCAATTTTCCCCACTTATAaggttttacggcccaagaacatgtcttggccgtaaactcctttgatcttgtgtttctttgtgatttctaaggcctaaacatgttaaacctagtgtacaacgagttaggacaagagtacttacgatctaggagcttgaatggtcggttttggccaagaacactagtgtgtgttcttggtgttcttggtgttcttggtgaaacttgaagatataCACAAAttgaatgatttcacggatgaaatcatgtaagatcactattTCATGTatgatatcaactagttagggcaagaaacttacgagttttgaagatcgggatgatacttgagaggatttcagccAAGGGAAAGAAAGGAATGAGCAAAATGGCCAACACTTCATCATataggaggagtttacggcccacatggagtttacggtcgtaaaatcccttgtggtggccgtgaactcatgatcAAGGTGTTATAGGCCtgttctttgtactatatcttcaGTAGATAAACCCcaacacttatcccttaagtgtacaaggctcagaacgctcaaataaactcctaattgtgctaaaagatagcataaatgagtttgactttcaatgaagtgtttgcttgtacaggatagaaaatttcgggttgtcacacttgatCGTGCATATCCTTTGGATTTTATGAGATTTAATCTTGGGATACTCTAATTTATGATTTGAAATTTTAGTAACcatgttttgtaaacaattatggttTTTGATGTggttttgaaattgaaaaattttaacttgatttttggaatgttacataaATTCTAGTAAAAATCGGTGTTGTAACACCCGGATCATGGAGGTAATTAATTTCTTGAATTTTAGCTTTAGAAGAAGGTCACGACGTGAGACATGGTGGGCACGTCGTGAGTGACAATTGACTAGTTGACCCGTGTTTTTGAGTCTCACGGCATGAGACTTTGAATGCTCACAATGTGAGAACGGCCcgatgaccaaaaccctaatatttcgggTATTTAATGGAATGAGAGGGCTAGGGTTGCCCATCCCTAGCCTCCTTCACTCTTTTGCCTCCTAAAAACCTAAATCTTGACCTGCATGAGGTCCTTAGCCATTTTTGATCACTTTGAAGCACTTATTTGGTGGTCTTTGGCTCGTCGAAGTGGAAGAAGACTTTTGTGGAGCATTCTCTTGGCAAACCAACTTCTATGTCACCTTCTTGCAAAGgttttggaccattgtaagttaTAAAGCTCTTGCCTTTTTACCTCTTACATGTTAGATCTAGATCTTAAGGTCCTTTTTTCATATTTATGTGGGATTACATGcatgggatccataaagttggaaactttatggattaatGAGACATCTTTTGTATTATAATTTTTGGATATGAGTTGTGGAGTAGTTTTAGACTCCAAGCATGAGTCTTGATCTCATTTTCCCTCTTTTGGCCTAGTGAGTGTTTGAGTCATGCATTGGATATGCATGACTAAAAAGCTATGATTTTTATCATCCTTTGGGCGAAGGAAGACCCTCTGGAAAGTGCCAAGTAGTGGCTGAAAggaataagagcttaatgctcaAGGCTGGCCAAGGCAATACTCACAGTGTGAGGAATGAGCCTGTCACGTCATAAGAATGCATGCCTTGCCTACTGCATTGTTTGGATTAGGTCACGACGTGACTAGGAGTGACCACGACGTGACCATGATTGGAATCGAGAGCGGGCGATTTGATGGGTTGAgttgactcgttgagttgggaCCGGGTAGGTTTAATAGTCACGACGTGACCATGATCTGGTCACGGCGTGAGGGTCAACTGTTGGAGCTTGGACCATTGACTTTGGGCCTTAGCTAGATTTTTGGCCTTGTATTTGTTGGGTCATAGTTGGACCTTAGGTTTATAGGTTTGGTCATTATTAGGCCTTGGACCACTATATGTTGGGCTAAGCTAGTTGGGCCCAATAAGGGAAAAGTAGCATAGTCTTTTACCCTAGAGGCTGAGGGTGTTAGGTTGGGGACCTCGGTTATGAATTttgacctaattattaattggggtattgtttgattgtttagcGCGGGGATTTATCAGGAGTCCGGACATTTATCTAATTTTCAAtaatttgaggtgagtctcctcacactATGCTTGGCGGGTCGAAAGCACCAATTCCAGCCCATGATTTATTATGTTTAGAATGATTGTTGTCTGTGTGTCTCTTGCATCTGTAGTATGAGATATGTATACCGGGTGGGGTCCGATGCCAGACAAGGCCTGGTGGGTGTATTGTATGATATTTATCTTAATGAttcatatatgtgtttatgtgtctgTATGAATGTCGGATGAGGCTCGATGCTAGGCGGGACCTGATGAATGTGATGGGAAATGCCCATATCATGTTCAGACATATCTTTTATGAGCAGGGCCTGATGGTTGTTGGGGTCAAATATAAAACCATTGtatatttgatatgtatggtatgagatATTTCGAAGAACTTGCTAAAGTTAGAATAAATacctaataaaaaaaatactattaTGGCCAATggtaataatattttattatcaAACAAATATCTTATACTTTTATCTAATtgattattataaaatattattatttcacGTTTATACATACATGTAATAActcttttttctaaaaaaaattatattttaaaagcttGACATCGTAAAACTAAATAACGAAACGATGCAAAAGTGTTTGGTTTCAATGTTCAtttaaaaatgcaaaataaaattaGTTGTATAtacattatgtagatataaacacattatatattaatattaatattaagttAAAACAAAACTAATAACAAATAAATAACAGTATAGAAATTAAGTAAATAAGtaattaaataaaactaataactaataataatatagatattaattaaataattaataaagaaaAACTTATATTAGGTTTGATTGACTAGTTCGGAAACCATGTAATCAAAACCTCGGTTTTTTTAACACCACCCAAAAAGAAAATGTAAAAAATGATATAATTCATTAAAAAAATCAAGATTGAATGTGTCAACTACATGAGTACCCCCGGGTTGTCCAACTTATCCATCTATAATAACAAGAGTACAAATTCATTCTCCTCATCGTGATTTGACCCCCAAACCTCGTTCCTGAAAGTCCCCACAATCACCATGTACAAAATCCTAAATAAGTCAAAGCCATGGCTCCTCCGTCGTCCAACTCCGGCGACATCAATCCAATTTCAAACAAATCCTACTCATCTTCATCGTCACCGGTCTCGTCAATACTCCCAATTGTCTCAGTTGTCTGAACCCACCGATGATTTGCAGCAGGAATCATGGAGATCGTTTGAAGGACTGGTCCGGTGCTCGGCAAACTATGTTCCACTTACACCAATTAGCTTCTTGGAGAGATCGGCGGATGTTTACAGAGACCGGACCTCTGTGATTTATGGATCTCTGAGGTATACATGGGAAGAAACACACAGAAGGTGTGTGAAGCTCGCATCTGCTCTAACTCAGTTGGGGATTTCTCGTGGTGACGTTGTAAGTTTTTCACCGGAATCCATTTGCATATTTTTGATTCTCAATCTAAACAAAATGaactaaatgatttttttttttttttgataaatgaAGTTATCGGTTAAAATGAATCTAATTAGCATCTAATAATGATCATTAAAAAGACATTTATTAAGAGCTAGATTTATAGAATAATCCAGATGAATCAATTTAGCATCTAATAACGATTAAAATGAATCTAACAAGAGTTAGATTTTAAGAattatccaaaattcacattgaAAAGGCATTTTAAGTCGTCGAAATGCCGAATCGTTGAAAGTAGGTATTTGATCATTTTCTCGTTAATGAAATGTATTTCTAATAATCTTGCATCtcctagttttttttattaattatttgttattattatcgTCATAATAATAATTTTCAGTTTATTGTGATTAGTAATAGTATTTAGTGCTTATGATATCACTTtgtgatttattattattattattattattattattattattattattattattattattattattattattattatccaaCCAATAAACTAAAACTACGATTAAGTTGTTTTAGTTTATATTTTAGGATAAAATTTATAAATGGGAAATAAAATCAATATGTTGTAATACAGACACAATCCATTTTTCTAATTAAAAAGTTACTTTTATACACCAAATTTTATCTTCTAAAATATACAACATTAGAGATTCTATTTATGTATGATTTTAATATATACCACGTTTTTCTATATCGTTGGACTTTTCTTAGTTTACATgatattttcttcttttttcatATTATTATATAGCCGATAAATATAAAAATCAATAAAACAACAGTGGtcataatttcataaatacaaaaCAAATGCCGTTTCGATCCAAAATAAAATATTCACGGAATACCAATACAGTTTCAACCAAAAGTcattattatattaattaaaaataacaatatattatataataagtttttttttttgaagaaaaatctgagttatgaaaaattattttcATGCTCGATTTAAAAGTTAACAATAAACGTAATAACATGAGAACGATAACATTTTTCGTGATGCTCAATAAAATATGCAATTATTTTAGAAACGATTCAATATCATATTtacaaataaaattaattaaaaaataaaataaaaggtatAATCTACAATTTGATATAACTAAACCGGGTTCGATGAAAATTTAATATTACTTTATTATATTATCGCCACCACAGGTATCGACGTTAGCACCAAATGTTCCGGCGATGCAAGAACTCCATTTCGCTGTTCCGATGGCCGGAGCAATCCTCTGCACTCTCAACACCCGCCACGATTCCACCATGCTCGCAACTCTTCTCACCCACTCCGAGACCAAAATCCTCGTTGTAGATCATCAACTACTCAACATTGCTTTGCCTGCGATCAATCTTCTCAAAAACCCACCTCTCCTTGTTATCATCTCCGACGACCACCTGCCGCCGCCGTCTGACCTAACCACCACCGCTTACGAATACGAAAGCCTAGTAGAGGGTGGAGTTACCGGATTCTCTGTAGTCCGACCAACAGACGAATGGGATCCAATCAGTGTAAATTACACTTCAGGAACGACGTCCAGACCTAAAGGGGTGGTTTATCACCACCGTGGTGCGTATCTCAACTCAATCGCCACCGTGTTCATGCACGGAATGGGAGCAATGCCGACCTACCTTTGGTCTGTACCTATGTTTCATTGCAACGGATGGTGCCTCGCCTGGGGGCTGGCGGCCGTCGGCGGAACCAACATATGCCTCCGGCGGTGTGACCCTAAAGACATATTCGACAACATTGATCTCCACAAGGTAACACATATGGGAG includes:
- the LOC111901198 gene encoding butanoate--CoA ligase AAE1 → MYKILNKSKPWLLRRPTPATSIQFQTNPTHLHRHRSRQYSQLSQLSEPTDDLQQESWRSFEGLVRCSANYVPLTPISFLERSADVYRDRTSVIYGSLRYTWEETHRRCVKLASALTQLGISRGDVVSTLAPNVPAMQELHFAVPMAGAILCTLNTRHDSTMLATLLTHSETKILVVDHQLLNIALPAINLLKNPPLLVIISDDHLPPPSDLTTTAYEYESLVEGGVTGFSVVRPTDEWDPISVNYTSGTTSRPKGVVYHHRGAYLNSIATVFMHGMGAMPTYLWSVPMFHCNGWCLAWGLAAVGGTNICLRRCDPKDIFDNIDLHKVTHMGGAPTVLNMIINCPEADRKPLPHKVDIMTGGAPPPPLILSKMEELGFRVSHLYGLTETFGPGTSCSWKPEWDLLPVEERLKLKTRQGVRHLGLEGVDVKDPVTMESVKSDGKSMGEIMFQGNTIMSGYLKDKKATEEAFSGGWFRSGDLAVKHPDGYIEVKDRSKDIIISGGENISTVEVETVIYSHPAVLEVAVVARPDDHWGQTPCAFVKLKDGFNVAGEDIIKYCRDRMPRYMAPKTVIFEELPRTSTGKVQKFLLKEKAKALGSIS